A segment of the bacterium genome:
CGATCAGGACGGCCTCGCAGATCCCACCGATCTTGGCGGCGAGCTCCGCGCCCTTGCTGGCCAGCTCCAGCGAGGTTTTCTTTAGTTTTCCATCTTGATGTTCTGCAAAAATTAAAACGTTAGCCATGGTGATTCTCCTAATTCCTTTTCGTTAGATGACCTTCGCTTCTTCGCGGAGCAAGCGGACCAGTTCCTTGACTTGAGTGGCGGCATCGCCTTGCAGCATCTTGCCCGGGGCCTTCTCGGCCGGCAGGCGGAAGTTGCTGTAGACCAGCTTGGGTTGGGCGTCGCCCTTGACCGCGCTGAGCTTGAGGGTCTCGACCGGCTTGGTCTTGGCCTTCATGATGCCGGGCAGCGAGGCGTAGCGCGGGGTGTTGAGCCCCTTCTCGCAGCCGAAGATCGCGGGCAGCGGAACCTCGTAGACTTCCTTGGCGCCGCTGATCCGGCGGGTGGCAGTGGCCTTGCCGCCGGCGATGTCGATCTTCTCGAGGATCATCACCTGGGGCCAGCCGAGAAACTCGGCGACCTGCTGGGTGGTCTGGCCGTTGTCGAGATCGATGGCCTGCTTGCCGGTGAAGACGATCTCGAAGCCTTTGTCCTTGATCACCTGGGCCAAGGCCTTGGCGGTGATGAAGCTGTCGGGGCTGCTGTTCTCGTCGTCGATGTGAATGGCTTTGTCGCAGCCCATCGCCAGGGCGGTGCGGATGGCCTCGACCGAGCGCACCGGGCCGAGCGAGATGACCGTCACTTCGCTGCCGGCGTTCTTCTCCTTGGTCTTGATGGCCTCTTCGATGGCGAACTCATCGTAGGGACCGACGATGAACTTGACGCCTTCGCCCTCGATGCCCGAGCCGTCGGCCTTGGTTTTAATCTTGGTTTCGGTATCCGGAACCTGCTTGATCAGAACGGCAATTTTCACTCTAGCCTCCTTCAATTAAAAATCGGTTATTTGAACAGAAGGTGCTTCGCGATCACCATGCGTTGGATCTGGTTGGCACCTTCGTAAATCTGAATCAACTTCGCGTCGCGGAACAGCTTCTCGACCGGGTATTCCTTGGAATAGCCGTAGCCGCCGTAAACCTGGATGGCGTCGGTCGCCGCCTCCATCGCGATGTCGGACGCGAAGCACTTGGCAATGGCGCTTTCCTTGTTGTTGGGCTTGCCTTGGTCGCCCAGCCAGGCGGCCTGCCAGCAGAGCAGGCGGGCGGCTTCGACGTTCTTGGCCATGTCGGCGATGATGAACTGGATCCCTTGATGCTCGGCCAAGGCCTTGCCGAAGGTCGTTCGCTCCTTCGAGTATTGAATGCTGTACTCCAAGGCGGCCCGGGCCACGCCGACCGCCGCCGCGCCGATGCCGGGCCGGGACTTGTCGAGGTTCTTCATCGCAATCTTGAAGCCCTCGCCTTCCTGGCCGAGCAGGTTTTCCTTGGGAATGAAAACATCGTCGAAGGTCACCGAGCGGGTGTCGGAAGCCCGTTGGCCGAGCTTGTCTTCCTTCTTGCCGATGCCGACGCCGGGGCTCTTGGCATCGACGACGAAGGCCGAGATGGCCTTGGAGCCTTTGCTGGGGTCGGCGCTGGCGAAGACCGTCATCAAGTCGGCGTAACCGGCATTGGTGATCCACTGCTTGGCGCCGCTCAAGCGAAAACCATCGCCGTCCTTTTTATAGACGGTGCGCATATTGGCGACGTCGGACCCGGAAGCAGGCTCGGTCAGGGCGAAGGAGGCGATTTTAAACTCTTGGGCGAAGGGCGCGAGGAATTTGTCCTTTTGGGCCGGATTGCCGGCGATGACAATGGGGCCGAGGGCTAGGGCGTTGCATACCGCCGAAGTCGCGATGCCGGCGCAACCCCAATAAAGCTCTTCGGCGATCAGGACCGATTCGAAGCAGCCTAGCCCCATGCCGCCGTTTTCGACCGGGACGTTCTCGCCCATCAAGCCCAGCGCCCAGGCCTTTTTTAGGATATCTTTCGGGAAACTCCCGCTCTCGTCGAATTTGGCCGCGACCGGGCGCATCTCGGTTAAGGCGAATTTGCGCGCCGTCTCGACCAA
Coding sequences within it:
- a CDS encoding electron transfer flavoprotein subunit beta/FixA family protein, with the translated sequence MKIAVLIKQVPDTETKIKTKADGSGIEGEGVKFIVGPYDEFAIEEAIKTKEKNAGSEVTVISLGPVRSVEAIRTALAMGCDKAIHIDDENSSPDSFITAKALAQVIKDKGFEIVFTGKQAIDLDNGQTTQQVAEFLGWPQVMILEKIDIAGGKATATRRISGAKEVYEVPLPAIFGCEKGLNTPRYASLPGIMKAKTKPVETLKLSAVKGDAQPKLVYSNFRLPAEKAPGKMLQGDAATQVKELVRLLREEAKVI
- a CDS encoding acyl-CoA dehydrogenase family protein codes for the protein MSFELSEEQRLLVETARKFALTEMRPVAAKFDESGSFPKDILKKAWALGLMGENVPVENGGMGLGCFESVLIAEELYWGCAGIATSAVCNALALGPIVIAGNPAQKDKFLAPFAQEFKIASFALTEPASGSDVANMRTVYKKDGDGFRLSGAKQWITNAGYADLMTVFASADPSKGSKAISAFVVDAKSPGVGIGKKEDKLGQRASDTRSVTFDDVFIPKENLLGQEGEGFKIAMKNLDKSRPGIGAAAVGVARAALEYSIQYSKERTTFGKALAEHQGIQFIIADMAKNVEAARLLCWQAAWLGDQGKPNNKESAIAKCFASDIAMEAATDAIQVYGGYGYSKEYPVEKLFRDAKLIQIYEGANQIQRMVIAKHLLFK